In Carya illinoinensis cultivar Pawnee chromosome 6, C.illinoinensisPawnee_v1, whole genome shotgun sequence, a single genomic region encodes these proteins:
- the LOC122312470 gene encoding uncharacterized protein LOC122312470 isoform X1 has product MDGEGSGPAGCSPGSIVWVRRRNGSWWPGKILGPEELGASHLTSPRSGTPVKLLGREDASVDWYNLEKSKRVKAFRCGEFDECIEKAESSQGMPIKKREKYARREDAILHALELEKQLLEKQGNFGIDSDRTSKKLSGGLKKSLVSCSESHGDDNGKHGNSNSHQFPSRLETYHNDKSIGGGLSSKKAIDGNQLSGDEDHSEIVPRMRGLQDFGLRITPSKQRLLSSVASNGSRKSTVEHHADALPGGGVLSMGNASQANGKLSWHKGLTKGLLVNRCDMHCPLIQGLQSCTKLGVPHSLLPDYSAVSTSISGVEQMGVTSRAKRSRSLYLTAEHGDSFDCGETSQSHIVMSTSQFRVNCLPHPGSLIEENSSAFTEEVDDSSETNSSDSASDSSETEPEIDEETTLLSEWNALGRSEAQEHGSMNIEEHDGLTFLGDTSHLYLHDHVSANDAMSKWRLKGKRNIRNITKRSVNASDGKGSIHGTYSEEKGSGLRQRTLRQNLSFHRNDDFDYSVDDDDDAEDEDDDDNISERDFGSQKVKMDSRYSLASRAASRGRNSVARNMADWEDLTWEDQSALRGYWGVKAERFDPYFNAHRRFGGRPRSMLVNVDLKVQASYQKEPVPIVSLMSKLNGKAIIGHPIQIEALEDGSAETLLSTVDFGNEVFNNENTALQPAWRTARRTANFRVPRPHLSSVLEGDEAAHDIPFLGQEMKPPLKKLNVGSFSYKPCPDRSNLPLVPRPQTDLKILKKPPKKVSLSSSQKTRTLSSIATEQNFSIKPIQDGNSGLMDGLIKPESSGHTTVACIPVKLVFSRLLEKINRPPSKAASKAVLLNGDVERNQS; this is encoded by the exons cGATTGGTACAATTTAGAGAAATCCAAACGTGTGAAGGCATTTAGATGTGGTGAGTTTGATGAATGCATTGAAAAAGCTGAATCCTCCCAGGGCATGCctataaagaaaagagagaaatatgCACGTCGAGAAGATGCTATTCTGCATGCTCTTGAACTTGAGAAGCAACTTCTGGAAAAACAAGGAAATTTTGGTATAGATTCTGATCGCACAAGCAAGAAATTATCTGGTGGTTTGAAAAAGAGTTTAGTTAGTTGTTCAGAAAGTCATGGAGATGATAATGGAAAACATGGAAATTCCAATTCACATCAATTTCCTAGCAGACTTGAAACATATCATAATGATAAGTCCATAGGTGGTGGTCTCTCTTCAAAGAAAGCCATAGATGGAAATCAACTTAGTGGGGATGAAGATCATTCTGAAATTGTACCTCGGATGAGAGGCTTGCAGGATTTTGGTCTCAGGATCACCCCTTCCAAACAAAGGCTTTTATCTTCTGTTGCTTCGAATGGTTCTCGGAAATCTACAGTTGAGCATCATGCTGATGCTCTTCCTGGTGGTGGTGTCCTTAGTATGGGAAATGCAAGTCAGGCAAATGGTAAGCTTTCATGGCATAAGGGGTTGACTAAGGGACTTTTGGTCAATAGATGTGATATGCACTGCCCTCTTATTCAAGGTTTGCAGAGTTGTACAAAATTAGGAGTCCCTCATTCCTTGCTACCTGACTATAGTGCTGTTTCTACATCTATTTCAGGAGTGGAGCAGATGGGAGTCACTTCCCGAGCAAAGAGGAGCAGAAGTCTCTACTTGACAGCTGAGCATGGTGATTCTTTTGATTGTGGTGAAACTTCTCAAAGCCATATTGTGATGTCCACTTCCCAATTTCGAGTTAACTGTCTTCCTCATCCTGGTTCTTTGATTGAAGAAAACTCTTCTGCTTTTACAGAAGAAGTTGATGATTCTTCCGAAACCAATTCTTCGGACTCCGCGTCTGATTCTTCCGAGACAGAACCAGAAATCGATGAAGAGACAACTTTACTATCAG AATGGAATGCGCTGGGAAGATCTGAAGCACAAGAACATGGAAGCATGAACATTGAGGAGCATGATGGTTTAACATTTTTGGGAGACACATCTCACCTTTATCTTCATGACCATGTTTCTGCTAATGATGCTATGTCCAAATGGCGATTGAAAGGTAAAAGGAATATTCGCAATATTACAAAAAGGTCTGTGAATGCAAGTGATGGAAAAGGTTCCATTCATGGAACGTATTCTGAAGAAAAGGGAAGTGGTTTGAGGCAAAGAACATTGAGGCAGAATTTGAGTTTCCATAGAAATGATGATTTCGATTATagtgttgatgatgatgatgatgctgaggatgaggatgatgatgataatataaGTGAAAGGGATTTTGGCAGTCAGAAAGTAAAAATGGACAGTAGATATTCCTTGGCATCGAGAGCTGCATCCAGGGGTCGAAATAGTGTTGCACGTAATATGGCTGATTGGGAGGACTTGACTTGGGAGGATCAGTCTGCTTTGAGAGGATACTGGGGGGTTAAAGCGGAGCGTTTTGATCCATATTTTAATGCTCATCGTCGTTTTGGTGGGAGGCCAAGGTCCATGCTGGTCAATGTGGATTTGAAGGTTCAAGCAAGCTATCAAAAAGAGCCTGTCCCTATTGTATCTCTGATGAGCAAGTTAAATGGGAAGGCAATTATAGGGCACCCAATTCAAATTGAAGCCCTAGAGGATGGTTCAGCTGAAACTCTTCTTTCTACAGTCGATTTTGGTAATGAGGTGTTTAACAATGAAAATACAGCACTTCAGCCAGCTTGGAGGACTGCAAGGAGAACGGCAAACTTTCGGGTCCCACGTCCTCATTTATCTTCAGTGCTGGAAGGTGATGAAGCTGCGCATGATATTCCCTTCTTAGGTCAAGAAATGAAACCCCCGTTAAAGAAATTAAATGTAGGGAGTTTCAGTTATAAGCCATGCCCAGATAGGAGTAACCTCCCTCTCGTTCCTCGGCCTCAAACTGACctgaagattttgaaaaagcCACCAAAGAAAGTAAGCTTATCATCAAGTCAGAAAACTAGAACTCTGTCTTCAATAGCAACTGAACAGAATTTTAGTATCAAGCCAATACAAGATGGCAATAGTGGTCTCATGGATGGGCTGATAAAGCCAGAGTCATCTGGGCACACTACAGTTGCTTGCATACCCGTTAAATTAGTATTCAGTAGGTTACTCGAGAAGATCAATAGGCCGCCATCAAAAGCAGCTAGTAAAGCGGTTTTGTTGAATGGTGATGTGGAGAGAAATCAGTCATAG
- the LOC122312470 gene encoding uncharacterized protein At1g51745 isoform X2 produces MDGEGSGPAGCSPGSIVWVRRRNGSWWPGKILGPEELGASHLTSPRSGTPVKLLGREDASVDWYNLEKSKRVKAFRCGEFDECIEKAESSQGMPIKKREKYARREDAILHALELEKQLLEKQGNFGIDSDRTSKKLSGGLKKSLVSCSESHGDDNGKHGNSNSHQFPSRLETYHNDKSIGGGLSSKKAIDGNQLSGDEDHSEIVPRMRGLQDFGLRITPSKQRLLSSVASNGSRKSTVEHHADALPGGGVLSMGNASQANGVEQMGVTSRAKRSRSLYLTAEHGDSFDCGETSQSHIVMSTSQFRVNCLPHPGSLIEENSSAFTEEVDDSSETNSSDSASDSSETEPEIDEETTLLSVAEWNALGRSEAQEHGSMNIEEHDGLTFLGDTSHLYLHDHVSANDAMSKWRLKGKRNIRNITKRSVNASDGKGSIHGTYSEEKGSGLRQRTLRQNLSFHRNDDFDYSVDDDDDAEDEDDDDNISERDFGSQKVKMDSRYSLASRAASRGRNSVARNMADWEDLTWEDQSALRGYWGVKAERFDPYFNAHRRFGGRPRSMLVNVDLKVQASYQKEPVPIVSLMSKLNGKAIIGHPIQIEALEDGSAETLLSTVDFGNEVFNNENTALQPAWRTARRTANFRVPRPHLSSVLEGDEAAHDIPFLGQEMKPPLKKLNVGSFSYKPCPDRSNLPLVPRPQTDLKILKKPPKKVSLSSSQKTRTLSSIATEQNFSIKPIQDGNSGLMDGLIKPESSGHTTVACIPVKLVFSRLLEKINRPPSKAASKAVLLNGDVERNQS; encoded by the exons cGATTGGTACAATTTAGAGAAATCCAAACGTGTGAAGGCATTTAGATGTGGTGAGTTTGATGAATGCATTGAAAAAGCTGAATCCTCCCAGGGCATGCctataaagaaaagagagaaatatgCACGTCGAGAAGATGCTATTCTGCATGCTCTTGAACTTGAGAAGCAACTTCTGGAAAAACAAGGAAATTTTGGTATAGATTCTGATCGCACAAGCAAGAAATTATCTGGTGGTTTGAAAAAGAGTTTAGTTAGTTGTTCAGAAAGTCATGGAGATGATAATGGAAAACATGGAAATTCCAATTCACATCAATTTCCTAGCAGACTTGAAACATATCATAATGATAAGTCCATAGGTGGTGGTCTCTCTTCAAAGAAAGCCATAGATGGAAATCAACTTAGTGGGGATGAAGATCATTCTGAAATTGTACCTCGGATGAGAGGCTTGCAGGATTTTGGTCTCAGGATCACCCCTTCCAAACAAAGGCTTTTATCTTCTGTTGCTTCGAATGGTTCTCGGAAATCTACAGTTGAGCATCATGCTGATGCTCTTCCTGGTGGTGGTGTCCTTAGTATGGGAAATGCAAGTCAGGCAAATG GAGTGGAGCAGATGGGAGTCACTTCCCGAGCAAAGAGGAGCAGAAGTCTCTACTTGACAGCTGAGCATGGTGATTCTTTTGATTGTGGTGAAACTTCTCAAAGCCATATTGTGATGTCCACTTCCCAATTTCGAGTTAACTGTCTTCCTCATCCTGGTTCTTTGATTGAAGAAAACTCTTCTGCTTTTACAGAAGAAGTTGATGATTCTTCCGAAACCAATTCTTCGGACTCCGCGTCTGATTCTTCCGAGACAGAACCAGAAATCGATGAAGAGACAACTTTACTATCAG TAGCAGAATGGAATGCGCTGGGAAGATCTGAAGCACAAGAACATGGAAGCATGAACATTGAGGAGCATGATGGTTTAACATTTTTGGGAGACACATCTCACCTTTATCTTCATGACCATGTTTCTGCTAATGATGCTATGTCCAAATGGCGATTGAAAGGTAAAAGGAATATTCGCAATATTACAAAAAGGTCTGTGAATGCAAGTGATGGAAAAGGTTCCATTCATGGAACGTATTCTGAAGAAAAGGGAAGTGGTTTGAGGCAAAGAACATTGAGGCAGAATTTGAGTTTCCATAGAAATGATGATTTCGATTATagtgttgatgatgatgatgatgctgaggatgaggatgatgatgataatataaGTGAAAGGGATTTTGGCAGTCAGAAAGTAAAAATGGACAGTAGATATTCCTTGGCATCGAGAGCTGCATCCAGGGGTCGAAATAGTGTTGCACGTAATATGGCTGATTGGGAGGACTTGACTTGGGAGGATCAGTCTGCTTTGAGAGGATACTGGGGGGTTAAAGCGGAGCGTTTTGATCCATATTTTAATGCTCATCGTCGTTTTGGTGGGAGGCCAAGGTCCATGCTGGTCAATGTGGATTTGAAGGTTCAAGCAAGCTATCAAAAAGAGCCTGTCCCTATTGTATCTCTGATGAGCAAGTTAAATGGGAAGGCAATTATAGGGCACCCAATTCAAATTGAAGCCCTAGAGGATGGTTCAGCTGAAACTCTTCTTTCTACAGTCGATTTTGGTAATGAGGTGTTTAACAATGAAAATACAGCACTTCAGCCAGCTTGGAGGACTGCAAGGAGAACGGCAAACTTTCGGGTCCCACGTCCTCATTTATCTTCAGTGCTGGAAGGTGATGAAGCTGCGCATGATATTCCCTTCTTAGGTCAAGAAATGAAACCCCCGTTAAAGAAATTAAATGTAGGGAGTTTCAGTTATAAGCCATGCCCAGATAGGAGTAACCTCCCTCTCGTTCCTCGGCCTCAAACTGACctgaagattttgaaaaagcCACCAAAGAAAGTAAGCTTATCATCAAGTCAGAAAACTAGAACTCTGTCTTCAATAGCAACTGAACAGAATTTTAGTATCAAGCCAATACAAGATGGCAATAGTGGTCTCATGGATGGGCTGATAAAGCCAGAGTCATCTGGGCACACTACAGTTGCTTGCATACCCGTTAAATTAGTATTCAGTAGGTTACTCGAGAAGATCAATAGGCCGCCATCAAAAGCAGCTAGTAAAGCGGTTTTGTTGAATGGTGATGTGGAGAGAAATCAGTCATAG
- the LOC122312470 gene encoding uncharacterized protein LOC122312470 isoform X5 → MDGEGSGPAGCSPGSIVWVRRRNGSWWPGKILGPEELGASHLTSPRSGTPVKLLGREDASVDWYNLEKSKRVKAFRCGEFDECIEKAESSQGMPIKKREKYARREDAILHALELEKQLLEKQGNFGIDSDRTSKKLSGGLKKSLVSCSESHGDDNGKHGNSNSHQFPSRLETYHNDKSIGGGLSSKKAIDGNQLSGDEDHSEIVPRMRGLQDFGLRITPSKQRLLSSVASNGSRKSTVEHHADALPGGGVLSMGNASQANGVEQMGVTSRAKRSRSLYLTAEHEEVDDSSETNSSDSASDSSETEPEIDEETTLLSVAEWNALGRSEAQEHGSMNIEEHDGLTFLGDTSHLYLHDHVSANDAMSKWRLKGKRNIRNITKRSVNASDGKGSIHGTYSEEKGSGLRQRTLRQNLSFHRNDDFDYSVDDDDDAEDEDDDDNISERDFGSQKVKMDSRYSLASRAASRGRNSVARNMADWEDLTWEDQSALRGYWGVKAERFDPYFNAHRRFGGRPRSMLVNVDLKVQASYQKEPVPIVSLMSKLNGKAIIGHPIQIEALEDGSAETLLSTVDFGNEVFNNENTALQPAWRTARRTANFRVPRPHLSSVLEGDEAAHDIPFLGQEMKPPLKKLNVGSFSYKPCPDRSNLPLVPRPQTDLKILKKPPKKVSLSSSQKTRTLSSIATEQNFSIKPIQDGNSGLMDGLIKPESSGHTTVACIPVKLVFSRLLEKINRPPSKAASKAVLLNGDVERNQS, encoded by the exons cGATTGGTACAATTTAGAGAAATCCAAACGTGTGAAGGCATTTAGATGTGGTGAGTTTGATGAATGCATTGAAAAAGCTGAATCCTCCCAGGGCATGCctataaagaaaagagagaaatatgCACGTCGAGAAGATGCTATTCTGCATGCTCTTGAACTTGAGAAGCAACTTCTGGAAAAACAAGGAAATTTTGGTATAGATTCTGATCGCACAAGCAAGAAATTATCTGGTGGTTTGAAAAAGAGTTTAGTTAGTTGTTCAGAAAGTCATGGAGATGATAATGGAAAACATGGAAATTCCAATTCACATCAATTTCCTAGCAGACTTGAAACATATCATAATGATAAGTCCATAGGTGGTGGTCTCTCTTCAAAGAAAGCCATAGATGGAAATCAACTTAGTGGGGATGAAGATCATTCTGAAATTGTACCTCGGATGAGAGGCTTGCAGGATTTTGGTCTCAGGATCACCCCTTCCAAACAAAGGCTTTTATCTTCTGTTGCTTCGAATGGTTCTCGGAAATCTACAGTTGAGCATCATGCTGATGCTCTTCCTGGTGGTGGTGTCCTTAGTATGGGAAATGCAAGTCAGGCAAATG GAGTGGAGCAGATGGGAGTCACTTCCCGAGCAAAGAGGAGCAGAAGTCTCTACTTGACAGCTGAGCATG AAGAAGTTGATGATTCTTCCGAAACCAATTCTTCGGACTCCGCGTCTGATTCTTCCGAGACAGAACCAGAAATCGATGAAGAGACAACTTTACTATCAG TAGCAGAATGGAATGCGCTGGGAAGATCTGAAGCACAAGAACATGGAAGCATGAACATTGAGGAGCATGATGGTTTAACATTTTTGGGAGACACATCTCACCTTTATCTTCATGACCATGTTTCTGCTAATGATGCTATGTCCAAATGGCGATTGAAAGGTAAAAGGAATATTCGCAATATTACAAAAAGGTCTGTGAATGCAAGTGATGGAAAAGGTTCCATTCATGGAACGTATTCTGAAGAAAAGGGAAGTGGTTTGAGGCAAAGAACATTGAGGCAGAATTTGAGTTTCCATAGAAATGATGATTTCGATTATagtgttgatgatgatgatgatgctgaggatgaggatgatgatgataatataaGTGAAAGGGATTTTGGCAGTCAGAAAGTAAAAATGGACAGTAGATATTCCTTGGCATCGAGAGCTGCATCCAGGGGTCGAAATAGTGTTGCACGTAATATGGCTGATTGGGAGGACTTGACTTGGGAGGATCAGTCTGCTTTGAGAGGATACTGGGGGGTTAAAGCGGAGCGTTTTGATCCATATTTTAATGCTCATCGTCGTTTTGGTGGGAGGCCAAGGTCCATGCTGGTCAATGTGGATTTGAAGGTTCAAGCAAGCTATCAAAAAGAGCCTGTCCCTATTGTATCTCTGATGAGCAAGTTAAATGGGAAGGCAATTATAGGGCACCCAATTCAAATTGAAGCCCTAGAGGATGGTTCAGCTGAAACTCTTCTTTCTACAGTCGATTTTGGTAATGAGGTGTTTAACAATGAAAATACAGCACTTCAGCCAGCTTGGAGGACTGCAAGGAGAACGGCAAACTTTCGGGTCCCACGTCCTCATTTATCTTCAGTGCTGGAAGGTGATGAAGCTGCGCATGATATTCCCTTCTTAGGTCAAGAAATGAAACCCCCGTTAAAGAAATTAAATGTAGGGAGTTTCAGTTATAAGCCATGCCCAGATAGGAGTAACCTCCCTCTCGTTCCTCGGCCTCAAACTGACctgaagattttgaaaaagcCACCAAAGAAAGTAAGCTTATCATCAAGTCAGAAAACTAGAACTCTGTCTTCAATAGCAACTGAACAGAATTTTAGTATCAAGCCAATACAAGATGGCAATAGTGGTCTCATGGATGGGCTGATAAAGCCAGAGTCATCTGGGCACACTACAGTTGCTTGCATACCCGTTAAATTAGTATTCAGTAGGTTACTCGAGAAGATCAATAGGCCGCCATCAAAAGCAGCTAGTAAAGCGGTTTTGTTGAATGGTGATGTGGAGAGAAATCAGTCATAG
- the LOC122312470 gene encoding uncharacterized protein LOC122312470 isoform X3, protein MDGEGSGPAGCSPGSIVWVRRRNGSWWPGKILGPEELGASHLTSPRSGTPVKLLGREDASVDWYNLEKSKRVKAFRCGEFDECIEKAESSQGMPIKKREKYARREDAILHALELEKQLLEKQGNFGIDSDRTSKKLSGGLKKSLVSCSESHGDDNGKHGNSNSHQFPSRLETYHNDKSIGGGLSSKKAIDGNQLSGDEDHSEIVPRMRGLQDFGLRITPSKQRLLSSVASNGSRKSTVEHHADALPGGGVLSMGNASQANGVEQMGVTSRAKRSRSLYLTAEHGDSFDCEEVDDSSETNSSDSASDSSETEPEIDEETTLLSVAEWNALGRSEAQEHGSMNIEEHDGLTFLGDTSHLYLHDHVSANDAMSKWRLKGKRNIRNITKRSVNASDGKGSIHGTYSEEKGSGLRQRTLRQNLSFHRNDDFDYSVDDDDDAEDEDDDDNISERDFGSQKVKMDSRYSLASRAASRGRNSVARNMADWEDLTWEDQSALRGYWGVKAERFDPYFNAHRRFGGRPRSMLVNVDLKVQASYQKEPVPIVSLMSKLNGKAIIGHPIQIEALEDGSAETLLSTVDFGNEVFNNENTALQPAWRTARRTANFRVPRPHLSSVLEGDEAAHDIPFLGQEMKPPLKKLNVGSFSYKPCPDRSNLPLVPRPQTDLKILKKPPKKVSLSSSQKTRTLSSIATEQNFSIKPIQDGNSGLMDGLIKPESSGHTTVACIPVKLVFSRLLEKINRPPSKAASKAVLLNGDVERNQS, encoded by the exons cGATTGGTACAATTTAGAGAAATCCAAACGTGTGAAGGCATTTAGATGTGGTGAGTTTGATGAATGCATTGAAAAAGCTGAATCCTCCCAGGGCATGCctataaagaaaagagagaaatatgCACGTCGAGAAGATGCTATTCTGCATGCTCTTGAACTTGAGAAGCAACTTCTGGAAAAACAAGGAAATTTTGGTATAGATTCTGATCGCACAAGCAAGAAATTATCTGGTGGTTTGAAAAAGAGTTTAGTTAGTTGTTCAGAAAGTCATGGAGATGATAATGGAAAACATGGAAATTCCAATTCACATCAATTTCCTAGCAGACTTGAAACATATCATAATGATAAGTCCATAGGTGGTGGTCTCTCTTCAAAGAAAGCCATAGATGGAAATCAACTTAGTGGGGATGAAGATCATTCTGAAATTGTACCTCGGATGAGAGGCTTGCAGGATTTTGGTCTCAGGATCACCCCTTCCAAACAAAGGCTTTTATCTTCTGTTGCTTCGAATGGTTCTCGGAAATCTACAGTTGAGCATCATGCTGATGCTCTTCCTGGTGGTGGTGTCCTTAGTATGGGAAATGCAAGTCAGGCAAATG GAGTGGAGCAGATGGGAGTCACTTCCCGAGCAAAGAGGAGCAGAAGTCTCTACTTGACAGCTGAGCATGGTGATTCTTTTGATTGTG AAGAAGTTGATGATTCTTCCGAAACCAATTCTTCGGACTCCGCGTCTGATTCTTCCGAGACAGAACCAGAAATCGATGAAGAGACAACTTTACTATCAG TAGCAGAATGGAATGCGCTGGGAAGATCTGAAGCACAAGAACATGGAAGCATGAACATTGAGGAGCATGATGGTTTAACATTTTTGGGAGACACATCTCACCTTTATCTTCATGACCATGTTTCTGCTAATGATGCTATGTCCAAATGGCGATTGAAAGGTAAAAGGAATATTCGCAATATTACAAAAAGGTCTGTGAATGCAAGTGATGGAAAAGGTTCCATTCATGGAACGTATTCTGAAGAAAAGGGAAGTGGTTTGAGGCAAAGAACATTGAGGCAGAATTTGAGTTTCCATAGAAATGATGATTTCGATTATagtgttgatgatgatgatgatgctgaggatgaggatgatgatgataatataaGTGAAAGGGATTTTGGCAGTCAGAAAGTAAAAATGGACAGTAGATATTCCTTGGCATCGAGAGCTGCATCCAGGGGTCGAAATAGTGTTGCACGTAATATGGCTGATTGGGAGGACTTGACTTGGGAGGATCAGTCTGCTTTGAGAGGATACTGGGGGGTTAAAGCGGAGCGTTTTGATCCATATTTTAATGCTCATCGTCGTTTTGGTGGGAGGCCAAGGTCCATGCTGGTCAATGTGGATTTGAAGGTTCAAGCAAGCTATCAAAAAGAGCCTGTCCCTATTGTATCTCTGATGAGCAAGTTAAATGGGAAGGCAATTATAGGGCACCCAATTCAAATTGAAGCCCTAGAGGATGGTTCAGCTGAAACTCTTCTTTCTACAGTCGATTTTGGTAATGAGGTGTTTAACAATGAAAATACAGCACTTCAGCCAGCTTGGAGGACTGCAAGGAGAACGGCAAACTTTCGGGTCCCACGTCCTCATTTATCTTCAGTGCTGGAAGGTGATGAAGCTGCGCATGATATTCCCTTCTTAGGTCAAGAAATGAAACCCCCGTTAAAGAAATTAAATGTAGGGAGTTTCAGTTATAAGCCATGCCCAGATAGGAGTAACCTCCCTCTCGTTCCTCGGCCTCAAACTGACctgaagattttgaaaaagcCACCAAAGAAAGTAAGCTTATCATCAAGTCAGAAAACTAGAACTCTGTCTTCAATAGCAACTGAACAGAATTTTAGTATCAAGCCAATACAAGATGGCAATAGTGGTCTCATGGATGGGCTGATAAAGCCAGAGTCATCTGGGCACACTACAGTTGCTTGCATACCCGTTAAATTAGTATTCAGTAGGTTACTCGAGAAGATCAATAGGCCGCCATCAAAAGCAGCTAGTAAAGCGGTTTTGTTGAATGGTGATGTGGAGAGAAATCAGTCATAG
- the LOC122312470 gene encoding uncharacterized protein LOC122312470 isoform X6 — MDGEGSGPAGCSPGSIVWVRRRNGSWWPGKILGPEELGASHLTSPRSGTPVKLLGREDASVDWYNLEKSKRVKAFRCGEFDECIEKAESSQGMPIKKREKYARREDAILHALELEKQLLEKQGNFGIDSDRTSKKLSGGLKKSLVSCSESHGDDNGKHGNSNSHQFPSRLETYHNDKSIGGGLSSKKAIDGNQLSGDEDHSEIVPRMRGLQDFGLRITPSKQRLLSSVASNGSRKSTVEHHADALPGGGVLSMGNASQANGVEQMGVTSRAKRSRSLYLTAEHEEVDDSSETNSSDSASDSSETEPEIDEETTLLSEWNALGRSEAQEHGSMNIEEHDGLTFLGDTSHLYLHDHVSANDAMSKWRLKGKRNIRNITKRSVNASDGKGSIHGTYSEEKGSGLRQRTLRQNLSFHRNDDFDYSVDDDDDAEDEDDDDNISERDFGSQKVKMDSRYSLASRAASRGRNSVARNMADWEDLTWEDQSALRGYWGVKAERFDPYFNAHRRFGGRPRSMLVNVDLKVQASYQKEPVPIVSLMSKLNGKAIIGHPIQIEALEDGSAETLLSTVDFGNEVFNNENTALQPAWRTARRTANFRVPRPHLSSVLEGDEAAHDIPFLGQEMKPPLKKLNVGSFSYKPCPDRSNLPLVPRPQTDLKILKKPPKKVSLSSSQKTRTLSSIATEQNFSIKPIQDGNSGLMDGLIKPESSGHTTVACIPVKLVFSRLLEKINRPPSKAASKAVLLNGDVERNQS; from the exons cGATTGGTACAATTTAGAGAAATCCAAACGTGTGAAGGCATTTAGATGTGGTGAGTTTGATGAATGCATTGAAAAAGCTGAATCCTCCCAGGGCATGCctataaagaaaagagagaaatatgCACGTCGAGAAGATGCTATTCTGCATGCTCTTGAACTTGAGAAGCAACTTCTGGAAAAACAAGGAAATTTTGGTATAGATTCTGATCGCACAAGCAAGAAATTATCTGGTGGTTTGAAAAAGAGTTTAGTTAGTTGTTCAGAAAGTCATGGAGATGATAATGGAAAACATGGAAATTCCAATTCACATCAATTTCCTAGCAGACTTGAAACATATCATAATGATAAGTCCATAGGTGGTGGTCTCTCTTCAAAGAAAGCCATAGATGGAAATCAACTTAGTGGGGATGAAGATCATTCTGAAATTGTACCTCGGATGAGAGGCTTGCAGGATTTTGGTCTCAGGATCACCCCTTCCAAACAAAGGCTTTTATCTTCTGTTGCTTCGAATGGTTCTCGGAAATCTACAGTTGAGCATCATGCTGATGCTCTTCCTGGTGGTGGTGTCCTTAGTATGGGAAATGCAAGTCAGGCAAATG GAGTGGAGCAGATGGGAGTCACTTCCCGAGCAAAGAGGAGCAGAAGTCTCTACTTGACAGCTGAGCATG AAGAAGTTGATGATTCTTCCGAAACCAATTCTTCGGACTCCGCGTCTGATTCTTCCGAGACAGAACCAGAAATCGATGAAGAGACAACTTTACTATCAG AATGGAATGCGCTGGGAAGATCTGAAGCACAAGAACATGGAAGCATGAACATTGAGGAGCATGATGGTTTAACATTTTTGGGAGACACATCTCACCTTTATCTTCATGACCATGTTTCTGCTAATGATGCTATGTCCAAATGGCGATTGAAAGGTAAAAGGAATATTCGCAATATTACAAAAAGGTCTGTGAATGCAAGTGATGGAAAAGGTTCCATTCATGGAACGTATTCTGAAGAAAAGGGAAGTGGTTTGAGGCAAAGAACATTGAGGCAGAATTTGAGTTTCCATAGAAATGATGATTTCGATTATagtgttgatgatgatgatgatgctgaggatgaggatgatgatgataatataaGTGAAAGGGATTTTGGCAGTCAGAAAGTAAAAATGGACAGTAGATATTCCTTGGCATCGAGAGCTGCATCCAGGGGTCGAAATAGTGTTGCACGTAATATGGCTGATTGGGAGGACTTGACTTGGGAGGATCAGTCTGCTTTGAGAGGATACTGGGGGGTTAAAGCGGAGCGTTTTGATCCATATTTTAATGCTCATCGTCGTTTTGGTGGGAGGCCAAGGTCCATGCTGGTCAATGTGGATTTGAAGGTTCAAGCAAGCTATCAAAAAGAGCCTGTCCCTATTGTATCTCTGATGAGCAAGTTAAATGGGAAGGCAATTATAGGGCACCCAATTCAAATTGAAGCCCTAGAGGATGGTTCAGCTGAAACTCTTCTTTCTACAGTCGATTTTGGTAATGAGGTGTTTAACAATGAAAATACAGCACTTCAGCCAGCTTGGAGGACTGCAAGGAGAACGGCAAACTTTCGGGTCCCACGTCCTCATTTATCTTCAGTGCTGGAAGGTGATGAAGCTGCGCATGATATTCCCTTCTTAGGTCAAGAAATGAAACCCCCGTTAAAGAAATTAAATGTAGGGAGTTTCAGTTATAAGCCATGCCCAGATAGGAGTAACCTCCCTCTCGTTCCTCGGCCTCAAACTGACctgaagattttgaaaaagcCACCAAAGAAAGTAAGCTTATCATCAAGTCAGAAAACTAGAACTCTGTCTTCAATAGCAACTGAACAGAATTTTAGTATCAAGCCAATACAAGATGGCAATAGTGGTCTCATGGATGGGCTGATAAAGCCAGAGTCATCTGGGCACACTACAGTTGCTTGCATACCCGTTAAATTAGTATTCAGTAGGTTACTCGAGAAGATCAATAGGCCGCCATCAAAAGCAGCTAGTAAAGCGGTTTTGTTGAATGGTGATGTGGAGAGAAATCAGTCATAG